The nucleotide sequence GAACCTGTGCAAGCGGATATTCACGCCCAGGCCAGCCTGGAAACCCGCATCATTCGCCTCGAAGGGCATTTACTCGATTCTGGCTTAATCAATCGGGCCTTGGATGTGATTGTGGAAGGGGGGGGCAGCTTCCAAGTCATCAACTTTAACTTGGGTGAACAACGGCAAAGTACCAGCCAGGCCGAAGTTCGCGTCACGGCCCCCTCGCGGGATGTCATGGACGAATTAATGGCCCAATTGATTGACTTAGGTGCCATTGCCCCGCCCCAAGAACTCTGTGATAACAGCCTGGAAACGGTGATCCAAGATGGGGTTGCGCCAGATGACTTTTACGTCACGACCATTTATCCCACTGAAGTGCGTATTAACTGCGAATGGGTAAGGGTGCAAGGGCAACGGATGGATGGGGCAATTGTCGTCCGACATACTCCTGAGGGGCCGGTGGCGGAATGTCGGCTGTTACGGGATTTAGTCAAAGGGGATCAAGTTGTGGTCGGTGTGGAAGGGATTCGCACGGTACGCAAACCTGAAAGTCGGGAACAACGGGGCAGCAGCCAAGAATTTAGTTTTATGGGGGCTGGGGTTTCTAGTGAACGCAGGGTGGAATTGGTCGTCGAGCAAATTGCCTGGGAACTACGGCGGATTCGGGATCAAGGTGGCAAAGTAGTGGTGGTGGCCGGCCCCGTGGTCATCCATACCGGCGGTGGCGAACATCTGGCCAAATTAATCCGGGAAGGCTATGTCCAGGCCCTGTTGGGGGGAAATGCCATTGCGGTGCACGATATGGAACAGGCGATGATGGGAACTTCCCTGGGAGTGGATATGAAGCGGGGGGTCTCGGTGCGGGGGGGACATCGGCATCATCTCAAGGTGATTAACCAAGTTCGCCGGGCCGGAACTATTGCCGCCGCAGTCGAAAAAGGTTGGCTGACCCAAGGGATTATGTACGAATGTGTGAAAAACCAAATTCCCTTCTGCTTGGCCGGTTCGATTCGGGATGATGGGCCGTTGCCCGATACCGAAATGGATTTAATTCAATGTCAGCGGGAGTATAGCCGTCTGATCCAAGGGGCGGACATGATTTTGATGCTCTCCTCAATGCTCCATTCCATTGGGGTGGGAAATATGACTCCGGCGGGTGTAAAACTCGTTTGTGTGGACATTAATCCGGCGGTGGTGACAAAACTTGCGGATCGGGGTTCGGTCGAGTCAGTCGGAGTCGTGACGGATGTCGGTCTGTTCCTGAGCTTGATGGTGCAGCAGCTTAACAAGTTAAATCGTCCCTATCAACAGGCCAGGCCTGGGCAATTGGTCTCTTGATAATGTGAGCATTTGATCCGCCAGGTTGAAGCAGCGAAACTCAGGGGAGGGAGTCGTGAGGGACAGTGTTCCGGCCTCTAGGATCATGACTGATGCTATACAGTAAAAACAGTTTGACTTGTCTTATTCCCCCGATCACAGGCACGCGATTATGGCGCAGGCATCACCAGCCACAGGGCAGCGGTTACGCAATTTTATGATTGTATTAGTCGCGGTTTTCTTGGGCCTATCCATTTATGTGGGTAGTGGCTCCCAAAACAATCCGGCCACCCTAGCTTATCAGGCCGAGAATTCAACCCCTTGGGCTGAGGCTCAAACCAATGGCAAGCCGACCCTGTTAGAGTTTTATGCCAACTGGTGCAGTAGTTGTCGGGCGATGGCCGCTGATATTGGCACGCTTAAGCAAGATTTCAGCGAGCGGGTCAACTTTGTCATGTTGAATGTGGATAACGACAAGTGGCTTCCAGAAATGCTGAAATATAACGTGGATGGGATTCCCCACTTTGTCTTTCTCAACCCCCAGGCCGAGGTGGTCGGGATGGCTATTGGTCAGCAACCCTTGAAAATTATGACCAAAAATTTAACCGCCCTCGTCAATGGTCAATCCTTAGAATTCAATCAAGCCCTTGGCGAAACATCGGCTCTGAAAGCTAATCTTGGCCCTCAAACCGATGATCCCCGCAGTCATGGGAGGTTACCAAGCCGTTAAGCTCAACCAAGGTGGCTAAACAGTCCCCCCTAGCATGGAATTTGCATTGATTGATCACCTGAGCCAAACACAGTCTAGGATGTCCTCAGCAAATGTAGCTCTTCAAACCAGGATTGAGTTGTTGTGAAGTGGTGGCAGTTTATCCCGTTTGTTACACCCGGTATTCGGGCTTGGAATCTTGAGGCGCGCCTGCTCCACTGGCTAACCCTAATTTGGTTGGGCCTGGGCCTGGTTGTCCTGTTTTCCGCCTCCTTTCACACTGGCCTGGCTGAAACCGGGGATGGTCTCTATTTTGTCGAACGGCAATGCCTCTGGATCTTTGCTGGTTGGGTTGGGTTCCAGTTTCTGGTTAATACTCCCCTAGACCGAATGATTCAGCTTGCCTTGCCTGGTTTTTTTGTCACCCTTGGCCTGGTCTTTGCCACCTATCTCCCTGGCCTGGGCAGTACGGTCATGGGGGCGACCCGCTGGATTAATTTGGGTATCTTTCAACTCCAGCCATCGGAGTTCCTTAAACCCTTTCTTGTCCTGCAAGCGGCCTGGGTGTTCAGTCAGTGGTTTCGCTTAAAACTGGTATCCCGCTTAGTTTGGTTAAGTATCTTTGCCATTACCCTGCTGAGTATTTTGCTCCAGCCTAACCTCAGCACCACCGCCCTCTGTGGGATGACCCTCTGGTTTATGGCCTTAGCCGCCGGACTTCCCTACTGGCAGATGGGTGGGAGTGCATTTTTAGGGTTTAGTTTGGCCCTAACCAGCATTAGCTTGCGAGAGTACCAACGGCGGCGGGTGATGTCGTTTCTAGATCCTTGGTCAGATCAAATGGGTGATGGCTATCAGCTTGTCCAAAGCCTATTGGCCGTTGGTTCGGGCGGAGTTACAGGGGCAGGATTTGGGATGT is from Synechococcus sp. PCC 6312 and encodes:
- a CDS encoding TIGR00300 family protein, with translation MSSVLRFLMCAPEHYDVDYVINPWMEGNIHKSSQHLAQEQWQGLYTIISKRAEVALVNPEKGWPDMVFTANAGLVLGDTVVLSRFFHKERQGEEPFFQAWFESQGYTVYTLPQDLPFEGAGDALLDREGRWLWAGYGFRSELDSHAYLAKWLDIEVLSLRLMDERFYHLDTCFCPLSGGYLLYYPPAFDAYSNRLIELRVPAEKRIAVIEPDAVNFACNAVNIHQTVILNQASDDLKNALNTAGFEVIETPLTEFLKAGGASKCLTLRVTEPVQADIHAQASLETRIIRLEGHLLDSGLINRALDVIVEGGGSFQVINFNLGEQRQSTSQAEVRVTAPSRDVMDELMAQLIDLGAIAPPQELCDNSLETVIQDGVAPDDFYVTTIYPTEVRINCEWVRVQGQRMDGAIVVRHTPEGPVAECRLLRDLVKGDQVVVGVEGIRTVRKPESREQRGSSQEFSFMGAGVSSERRVELVVEQIAWELRRIRDQGGKVVVVAGPVVIHTGGGEHLAKLIREGYVQALLGGNAIAVHDMEQAMMGTSLGVDMKRGVSVRGGHRHHLKVINQVRRAGTIAAAVEKGWLTQGIMYECVKNQIPFCLAGSIRDDGPLPDTEMDLIQCQREYSRLIQGADMILMLSSMLHSIGVGNMTPAGVKLVCVDINPAVVTKLADRGSVESVGVVTDVGLFLSLMVQQLNKLNRPYQQARPGQLVS
- a CDS encoding thioredoxin family protein, whose protein sequence is MAQASPATGQRLRNFMIVLVAVFLGLSIYVGSGSQNNPATLAYQAENSTPWAEAQTNGKPTLLEFYANWCSSCRAMAADIGTLKQDFSERVNFVMLNVDNDKWLPEMLKYNVDGIPHFVFLNPQAEVVGMAIGQQPLKIMTKNLTALVNGQSLEFNQALGETSALKANLGPQTDDPRSHGRLPSR
- a CDS encoding FtsW/RodA/SpoVE family cell cycle protein, encoding MKWWQFIPFVTPGIRAWNLEARLLHWLTLIWLGLGLVVLFSASFHTGLAETGDGLYFVERQCLWIFAGWVGFQFLVNTPLDRMIQLALPGFFVTLGLVFATYLPGLGSTVMGATRWINLGIFQLQPSEFLKPFLVLQAAWVFSQWFRLKLVSRLVWLSIFAITLLSILLQPNLSTTALCGMTLWFMALAAGLPYWQMGGSAFLGFSLALTSISLREYQRRRVMSFLDPWSDQMGDGYQLVQSLLAVGSGGVTGAGFGMSQQKLGYLPVEHTDFIFSVFAEETGLVGCLFLLLLLLAYGAVAVRVADRTQNPTKRLIVVGCLVMILLQALINIGVSIGILPTTGLPFPLFSYGGSSMIASLAIAGLLIRAARESQTSAVRSINSPSSRQPRISQRKSKLASTSAGFPVSSSKTIRP